The Candidatus Neomarinimicrobiota bacterium genome contains the following window.
TTCAATTATCTGGTCCTGGTAGCCAATATGGCTAAAGCGTATCTGTTCAGTATCAAATGAGTTTAAGTCGATTTCATAATAGCCATCGTCATCGCTTGTGGAAGCAATCGAAGATGCATCGACTTTGATTTCCACACCTGGTACGGGTTGTTGGTTGTTGGCATCCCATACTCTTCCCTTGAGCTGATCTGTCGCCTGGGCATTACTACCCAGGGATAAAAGTAAAGTAAGCAGGCTAATCAAAGTTGATCTTGGGGGAAAAAATTTTAAGCTTTTCATCGTGTTTTAGCTAAAAATCTAATCCTGTTTCCTTGAAACCAATCGTGTCAGGATTGACATCTCCAGGACGAATCAGATTTTTAACCATTCTCCTTTCCAATTCACAGGGCTAAGCCTGATCGGGAGACACAGCCGTTTCCAGCTGTACCCACGGCGTGGAGACCATAAACCGAGTTCTTAGGTCTCCACGCACGGAGTTATATGTTCATTGCTGTTATTAGTCGCCGAATGGTTTCCCGGGCAATTTTAGCTTAACAGCTTTTTCTGTAAATGCTTCTGTATCGATAACATTGCGCTCTTTGTACATATTCCAGAGCTCCTGTACCTCAGGTCGATCTACATACTTCAGACCACTGTAATGTTCGAGATTCTCATATCGATCCAACCATAATTCCCACTGATCTTTGGCGAGAAAACCATTGTGATAGGCAGCTTCAACGTTGGCTTTTATTCTATCCCAATAGTCTTCATACGAATAAACAAAGGGTGTGGTATCAGCCATGACATTGATTCCCCAGGCACTGCCAGGTATATCATAGAGGGCATAGGGAATGAATTTTGAAGGATGGTTGTTGTTCACCCATTCTTCAGCTTCAGGATCACCCTGCTCAGCAGCCCAGGTGATCATCTCGATCATGGACAGCTGCATCTCCCAGACACCATGCCATTGGGTATAATCAGCACCCATCATTTCAGCACCATGACGAAAACGACGACCCTGGTGGTGCCAGGAGTTATACATCTCCTGCTCAGGGACTTCATCCCAGCCATTCAACACAGGATTTGATTTAAACTTACCCTCTGCTTCAAGACGATCAATGACGCCACTGCCCGTTAATTTCTTGGTCCAGTAAACAAAGGTGCGACGCATCTCATTGTATTGGAGGTTGACCAAATCCGCTGTAAGTAGGTAGGTTTCGATAAAATCGGGGGCATGACAACTTGCACAAATAGATTCCATGCGTTCACGTTTGACTTCCCAACTACCCAGATTCTCTTCGTCCCAGACCGTCCTGAAACTCCAGGGTGCCTGAGATTCTGTAGCCAGTCGTGCGCTTACATCATGGGTCATAGGTTGTTTTTCATTTCCATCCANNNNNNNNNNNNNNNNNNNNNNNNNNNNNNNNNNNNNNNNNNNNNNNNNNNNNNNNNNNNNNNNNNNNNNNNNNNNNNNNNNNNNNNNNNNNNNNNNNNNGTAAAAGTTTGAATGAGTGTAAAAATGATCAGAGTCAGAATAGTCACTGCTCCAATAGTGAAATTGATCATACTTCGATGTTTCTCTTTTTTGGCTAATAACGGTTCCAAAAAAGGCCAGAAGACTATCCCCAGGATGGCCAGACCAATGATGAGCAATCCAATATTTAATGGTACCCATTTGAGGAATAGAAAAATTGGGAAGAAGTACCATTCCGGCTTGATATGCAGGGGTGTATTCAATGGATCAGCAGGTACACCAATACCAGGTGGTAAAGTCACCGCTAGCAGGCTGATCAATGAGATTAGAAACAATGTAACAACGATTATTTTGTTAAAATGGGTGGGATAGAATGCGTAGTAGCCCTTTTTAAATCCCTCCGGCTCGGAAATCCCATGTAACCTGAGAATGATGATGTGTACGACAATGAGTAAGGTGATCAGCAGAGGCAGCAACCAAACATGCAGGGTATAGAAGCGGGTCAATGTATTCGTAGTGACATCCGGTCCTCCCCTCAACAGCTCCAGAATGAAGGGTCCAACCAGGGGTACCTCAGCCAACATATTTGTACCTACGGTCATAGCCCAATAGGAGACCTGGTTATAGGTCAGGGAGTATCCTGTGAAGGAGATTGTCATCACAAGCCCCAGCAATACAAATCCAAACACCCAGTTTATTTCCCGGGGTTTGCGATAGGATTGGGTAAAAAAGACGCGCATCATGTGCAGAAAAATGCTGATGATCATCAAATGGGCTCCCCAATGATGAAAGCCACGTACCCAGTAACCCAGGCTGACCTCTTCCGTGATATATCTGACACTTTCATGTGCCATTTCAGGCGAGGGTACAAAATAGAAACTCAACATTATTCCAGTTAATATCTGAAGCGGGAACAGAATAAAGGGTGTCGTCCCCATAGCCAGCATCCATTTCTTCATGTGTAGCGGGATGGGCTCTTTGATGAAGAGTTTTTCATTGAGATCAATGAACTTCTCATAATCGATGGGAAATCGCTCTTTGAACCATGCTTTGGCACTCATGTCCAGGGTCCTTTCTGTTTATCAGCGACTTCAATGAAAACGAGATTCTTGTCCAGTTCCACTTTGAATTCGTCTAGAGCTCTCGGGGGTGGACCACCAGTCACTTGACCTGTTTCATCAAATATCCCTTTATGACAGGGGCAATAAAATCGGCTTTTACTCGGTTCCCATCTCACGATGCAACCCAAGTGAGTACACACACCCGAAAAAACTTTAAAACCATCTTCTAAATGGACCACAAAAACAGGTTTGCCCTGAATTTTAATTTCCTTAGCCTTGCCTACGGGGATTTCGTCCACCTTTGAAACCAGATATTTGTGAGTACTGGCGAGCTTTCGTTTTGGTGTAAAGTATACTAGCAAATGACGAGTAAATCCGCCCAGGGCCAATACAAGCGCACCGAATGCTCCAAATCGCAGGAGAAAATCACGCCGGCTAGCTTGTTCCGGCTGTTCATTTTCCATTAAGCTATCTCCTTATATGTATTTTTAATTTTTTGTGAAGATCCGATTTCCACATCCAGAGCTCCCCCGTGCTGGTGACAGGAACAAACGCAGTCCAAACAATTGTAGCAGCCTGGATATAAATTTTTCGAAAGACGTGGATTTAGATCCAGAGGACAAGCCTGATTACAGGTGTGCTCCCTTTTGGTGTCACAATCTACACAGACAGTGGATCGCGATATCACACGGAGGGTCAGAGGTGTTTTAAACAGTGAAAGTGTGAACCCAACGGGGCATAGAAATTTACACCAGGCTCGCTTTAGAATAAATGTGTCCAGCAATAAGACACAAGCGACCAGAACGAGCTCAAGTCCAAGATCTCCGCCAAAAACCAGATCCGTTATTTCTGCTGTCAACAGTCCCGGCATAGAGAGAAAAACAATGAGGGGTATCCCTGTGAGTAATATCAGTAAAAAGATACTGGCCAGGATAGCCCACTGGGAATTTCTCACCGGATTGTGGTTACGGTTTTTTTCCCGGGGGAATACCAAGCGCCGCAGCTTGTAAAGCAGTTCGGCTAAAAAATTATAGGGACACATCCAGCTGCAAAATATCCTGCCAAAGATCAGAGCCAGGATAATGGGAATCAAGACAGCCAGAACCAGTGTCCAGAGCAGGGGTTGCCCCTGTAGAATCATCTGTAGGATCATGGCTGGATCGGCAATGGTCCACCCCAGGATATCAATACTATAAAGCGTTCCCACGAACCAATCGTGGCCTTGCTTATTGAGAAAGGGAACAGCTATTAGAAAAACTAAACTGAATATCTGGGTACTACGTCGTAAGAGCCGTGAATGATTCAGGAACCAGGTCATCATGCATTCACCTCATGAGCACTTTCAATGATAATGGCCGTTGGTTCCACAGGACAGACTTGCTCACAAATTCCGCAGCCTACGCATTTATCTTCATGAACCACCGGATATAATTCTTGGTCCAGAGTGATGGCTTCACCATAAACTGGACAGCGTTCGTAACAAGCACGACAAAGAATACCGTTATAGGCGAAACAGAGACTCTCATCAAGCTTGGCAATACCCATGGCGATGTCGCTACGTTCTTTAACGGGAGTGAGGGCTTCTGTGGGGCAAACTTCAATACAGGGTAGATCATCACATAGATAACATGGTATTTCTTCGGGAATGATGATTGGCGTACCGGTCTTGGAGTACCAGCTAAAATCTGTCATCTTGATGGCTTCGTAGGGACAAACTGCTTCGCATTTACGACATCGGATACACTTCTCACTAAATTCTTGTTCAGACACAGCACCAGGTGGCCGTAAGGGATGCCGTATGTTGGCAAGATTTTGAAGCAGATTTAGTATCATGATTAATGGCAACCGATGACTTTATTCATCGACGTCCTCTAGATCTTCATAATTCACGGATGAAGGGTAGACACCCATGACATTGGGAATATCATCCATGATGGACAAGCTGGTTACCTTTAGTTCTTCAATGCTGCTTGTTTCCAATACAGCAACAATATGATTATCCTTGTGAATACCGTATGTGGTAATTCCAGGTACTTGTTTTAGACCATCAAGGACTTCATCAGCTTTGTCGGGTTTCGTCATTATTACAAGGCCGGCTATGGGCATACTAATTCCTGTTCTTTGATTTGAATTGCTGACTGTGGTGCAGGGCAGACATTAATACAAATGCCACACGCTGTACAGTGAGTCATATCCAGTTTTGGTTTTCCATCTTTATCAAGCGTCAGAGCTGTACCCTGGTGCGGACAGCGCCCTACGCAGGTAGTACAAAACTGACCCTTGAAAGCCAGACAAAGGTTTTCATCAATAAAAAGCTCCTGGAGTGGTGCAGAGCTTAAATCTTCACTTAACGCATCTGTGGGACAAGCCTTGATACATTCCTGTTCCCAGCAACCCTCACAGCTAACCAGACCTGGATAAATGGCTGGATAACCCTCAAGTTTGGGATTGCTGTCTCGAACAACACGCAGGGCTTCATGGGGACATTTTGAAACGCAGTCATAACATTGATCGCAGTTTGCTATGAAATGGGACCAGCCCTGACTCCCTGGTGGCAATAAGACCTGGGGAGACATGGGACGCAGCCTTGCAGCACTGCTTCCTGCACTTTTAAAAAAACTGCGCAGGAAATCCTGACGCGAAATCATTTCAGGCGCAGTTGAGCCCATGCTAATTACCATGACAAGTGGGGAACAGGATCGTTCCCCACTTGCTGATAGCTATCTTGGTACTTTGGAAGTTGATTGTCAGGCCTTTCGAACCTGTGCTGCAGCTACCTTATACTCTGGTTCTTTGGAACCAGGGTCAAAGGCATCGTTGCACAACACATTGATAGGCCATTCTTCCCAATGCCAGGGGACAAAGATCGTGCCCGGCGCTGGTCGATCGATAACCCGGGCTTCAATCCTCAGTTCTCCACGTCGCGTGGTAAGGATCAAATCTTTTCTATTTTGGATTCCCAGTTTTTTCGCATCATCCGGGTGTATCTCGGCATAAGCTTTTGGAACAGCCCGGTTCAACTCCGGAGATGTTCCGGTCATCGTCAGCGTATGCCAATGCTCAAGAATGCGCCCTGTCGTTAAAGCATAAGGATACTCCTTATCACATGGCTCGGCTGGAGCAGCATGAGGGCGTAACCAGATAGTAGCCTTGCCTTCCTTGGCTTTCGGGCCGTAGAAGTACATGCGGCGACCCTTTTTCTTGGTAGCCGGAAGAGCATCATAGATTGGATCACCATCAGTATAGCGTTTATATGTTCCGGGATGTTCAACGGAAGGAACCGGCCAGGTCAAGCCACGGACTTTTTTCAAGCGATCATAAGGAGCGCCAGTAAGATCCATATCCTTGCCCTTGGTCAGGCCACGATACTCATCCCAGATGATTTCTGCCGTGGCGTACTTGGCGAACTCTTTTTTAAAGCCCATTCTTTTACCAAGATCACGCAAGATAAAGGCATCCCATACTGCTTCACCGGCAGGTTCAATTGCCTTGGCCATATGCTGTGAGCGACGTTCTGTACAGCCATAGACACCTTCTTTTTCAGACCAGAAGGCTGCTGGCAGCACAACATCTGCATATTTGGTAGTCATAGTTGGGTAGAATGATTCAGCAACGACTACAAATTGATCCTTGAGTCCTTCCCAATATTTCTTGGCATTGGGAAGCGACTGTGCGGGATTTGTACACATGATATAGATACCACGAATGTCTGCATCATTCAGACCCTGAAACATGGCAATGGTATGCTTACCTGGTTTGGGGGGAATACGATTTGCAGGTACACCCCAGACATCAGCAACCTGTTTGCGATGTGCTTCTTTGACAACCAGACGATGACCTGGTAATATGTGACATAAACCGCCACCTTCGCGCACACCACCACAGGCATTGGGCTGACCAGTCAGTGAGAAAGCATCACTGCCAGGCACACCAATTTTACCGGTAATTAGATGCCAGTTGTGTACCAGGTTATTTGACCAGACACCACGTTGGCGTTGATTCAATCCCATGGTCCACATTGACATGGCAGTTGTGGCTCTTCCAAAAATACGGGCTGCCTTGATGATATCATCAGCAGGTACTCCACTTATTACTGAAGCTTTCTCAGGTGTATAATCCTCAAGGAATCTTTTGTATTCTTTAAAGGATACTTTCTCTCCCTTGTTTGTTTTCATGAAAGCATGAGCTTTGATGAACTTTTCATCAGCATAGCCTTCTGCAATCAGAACTTGAGAAATGGCATTAAAGACGGGTAAATCATAGCCCGGCTTGGGGAATAGATGCAGATCAGCGACCTGATCAGTCGGTGTTTTGCGTGGATCAATAATGACAATCTTCACATCTGGATTATTATTCTTATGACGCATGATGCGTTCAAAGACGATTGGATGCGCTTCAGCTGTGTTGGATCCTACCAGCATGAACAGATTGGTTTTTTCAATATCATCATAGGTACCGGCTGGTTCATCTGCACCATGACTGGTCAAATAACCACCCACGGCACTGGCCATGCATAGCCGTGGATTACCTTCCACGTTGTTTGTTCCGATACAGCCTCTAAAAAGCTTGTTGGCCATATAGGTTTCCTCAGTTTCAGCCTGTCCTGAACCATAGAAGGCCAGGGCATCGCCGCCATGAGTTTTGCGGATTCTGTTAAACTTATCTGCTACAAGACCTAAGGCTTCATCCCAGCTTGCTTGAACAAGCTTACCATTTTTGCGGATCATAGGATGTTGCAGGCGAGTTTTGGAGTGAATGGCTTTGGGTAGATAATAAGCCTTTACGCACAAATGGCCTTTGTTGATCGTATTCTCTTTATCACCTTTGACAGCCTGAACCCGGCCATCTTTCTCACCGATCATAATGCCACAGCCTACACCGCAATAGCGGCACACGGACTTGTGCCAGTTAATACTGTTTGAACCGGTATCAGCCAGTGCCATACCGGGGAATAAACTTACGCCAATTCCTGCTGCCGCAGTTGCTGCTGCAGAGGTTTTTAAAAATTCTCGACGATTTACTGGTTTCATTATCGTCCTCCTTAACCTACGATAAGGCTGTGACCGTTGTGACAGTCAAAACAGCTCATGTGTGGATACTTTTCAATATGGGTAGTGCTCGCGGAATGACAGGAGATACAGCCATCATTAGTTGGCTTAGATGTAAAGCTGACAGTACCATCTCCGTGGCATATATAGCAGCCATAATTCATTTTGCCATGGCCGCTTTTTTTCCAATCATTGGTGATGTCAGGCGTCAATTCCGAATGACAGTCAAGACAGCTCATTTCATCTGTTAAGCCGGGATGAACCTCAGCAGGTACTCTCACTTTCTCATCTCCTATTGGTGGTGCGCAGGAAATGGAA
Protein-coding sequences here:
- a CDS encoding cytochrome C is translated as DGNEKQPMTHDVSARLATESQAPWSFRTVWDEENLGSWEVKRERMESICASCHAPDFIETYLLTADLVNLQYNEMRRTFVYWTKKLTGSGVIDRLEAEGKFKSNPVLNGWDEVPEQEMYNSWHHQGRRFRHGAEMMGADYTQWHGVWEMQLSMIEMITWAAEQGDPEAEEWVNNNHPSKFIPYALYDIPGSAWGINVMADTTPFVYSYEDYWDRIKANVEAAYHNGFLAKDQWELWLDRYENLEHYSGLKYVDRPEVQELWNMYKERNVIDTEAFTEKAVKLKLPGKPFGD
- a CDS encoding chaperone NapD, with protein sequence MPIAGLVIMTKPDKADEVLDGLKQVPGITTYGIHKDNHIVAVLETSSIEELKVTSLSIMDDIPNVMGVYPSSVNYEDLEDVDE
- a CDS encoding 4Fe-4S dicluster domain-containing protein, which codes for MSEQEFSEKCIRCRKCEAVCPYEAIKMTDFSWYSKTGTPIIIPEEIPCYLCDDLPCIEVCPTEALTPVKERSDIAMGIAKLDESLCFAYNGILCRACYERCPVYGEAITLDQELYPVVHEDKCVGCGICEQVCPVEPTAIIIESAHEVNA
- a CDS encoding cytochrome b N-terminal domain-containing protein, with translation MSAKAWFKERFPIDYEKFIDLNEKLFIKEPIPLHMKKWMLAMGTTPFILFPLQILTGIMLSFYFVPSPEMAHESVRYITEEVSLGYWVRGFHHWGAHLMIISIFLHMMRVFFTQSYRKPREINWVFGFVLLGLVMTISFTGYSLTYNQVSYWAMTVGTNMLAEVPLVGPFILELLRGGPDVTTNTLTRFYTLHVWLLPLLITLLIVVHIIILRLHGISEPEGFKKGYYAFYPTHFNKIIVVTLFLISLISLLAVTLPPGIGVPADPLNTPLHIKPEWYFFPIFLFLKWVPLNIGLLIIGLAILGIVFWPFLEPLLAKKEKHRSMINFTIGAVTILTLIIFTLIQTFT
- a CDS encoding Rieske (2Fe-2S) protein, with product MENEQPEQASRRDFLLRFGAFGALVLALGGFTRHLLVYFTPKRKLASTHKYLVSKVDEIPVGKAKEIKIQGKPVFVVHLEDGFKVFSGVCTHLGCIVRWEPSKSRFYCPCHKGIFDETGQVTGGPPPRALDEFKVELDKNLVFIEVADKQKGPWT
- a CDS encoding 4Fe-4S binding protein, whose translation is MMTWFLNHSRLLRRSTQIFSLVFLIAVPFLNKQGHDWFVGTLYSIDILGWTIADPAMILQMILQGQPLLWTLVLAVLIPIILALIFGRIFCSWMCPYNFLAELLYKLRRLVFPREKNRNHNPVRNSQWAILASIFLLILLTGIPLIVFLSMPGLLTAEITDLVFGGDLGLELVLVACVLLLDTFILKRAWCKFLCPVGFTLSLFKTPLTLRVISRSTVCVDCDTKREHTCNQACPLDLNPRLSKNLYPGCYNCLDCVCSCHQHGGALDVEIGSSQKIKNTYKEIA
- a CDS encoding 4Fe-4S dicluster domain-containing protein, producing MGSTAPEMISRQDFLRSFFKSAGSSAARLRPMSPQVLLPPGSQGWSHFIANCDQCYDCVSKCPHEALRVVRDSNPKLEGYPAIYPGLVSCEGCWEQECIKACPTDALSEDLSSAPLQELFIDENLCLAFKGQFCTTCVGRCPHQGTALTLDKDGKPKLDMTHCTACGICINVCPAPQSAIQIKEQELVCP
- a CDS encoding nitrate reductase, encoding MKPVNRREFLKTSAAATAAAGIGVSLFPGMALADTGSNSINWHKSVCRYCGVGCGIMIGEKDGRVQAVKGDKENTINKGHLCVKAYYLPKAIHSKTRLQHPMIRKNGKLVQASWDEALGLVADKFNRIRKTHGGDALAFYGSGQAETEETYMANKLFRGCIGTNNVEGNPRLCMASAVGGYLTSHGADEPAGTYDDIEKTNLFMLVGSNTAEAHPIVFERIMRHKNNNPDVKIVIIDPRKTPTDQVADLHLFPKPGYDLPVFNAISQVLIAEGYADEKFIKAHAFMKTNKGEKVSFKEYKRFLEDYTPEKASVISGVPADDIIKAARIFGRATTAMSMWTMGLNQRQRGVWSNNLVHNWHLITGKIGVPGSDAFSLTGQPNACGGVREGGGLCHILPGHRLVVKEAHRKQVADVWGVPANRIPPKPGKHTIAMFQGLNDADIRGIYIMCTNPAQSLPNAKKYWEGLKDQFVVVAESFYPTMTTKYADVVLPAAFWSEKEGVYGCTERRSQHMAKAIEPAGEAVWDAFILRDLGKRMGFKKEFAKYATAEIIWDEYRGLTKGKDMDLTGAPYDRLKKVRGLTWPVPSVEHPGTYKRYTDGDPIYDALPATKKKGRRMYFYGPKAKEGKATIWLRPHAAPAEPCDKEYPYALTTGRILEHWHTLTMTGTSPELNRAVPKAYAEIHPDDAKKLGIQNRKDLILTTRRGELRIEARVIDRPAPGTIFVPWHWEEWPINVLCNDAFDPGSKEPEYKVAAAQVRKA